A portion of the Acidisarcina polymorpha genome contains these proteins:
- a CDS encoding alpha-mannosidase yields MNSRRRRFLPMTGFSKLSAMAIVAVAMLSVLPCFAQSPEEVAKLTQALPANTRTVVDRLDELNELPLASWRFHSGDVPHGEATTLDDSSWQLVEPKSNAAKDAAWYRKEVEVPKTLHGYDLTGTRIWFQFHAYANGPMPQIIYFNGRRVAMGDDLEPIVLFDDAKPGDKILIAVKLLQTVDDKRFGGADARIDFAASRPNPEDLRKEFLSAAVLLPSLAPGSSTQIDTLTKAMESVDLKSLAAADQKTFDASLVSAQSQMETLRPLLQQTTLHLTGNSHIDAAWLWPWTETVDAVKRTFGTAAQLMNEYPSYTYTQSAAQYNQWMADKYPALNDQIKQRLAEGRWEIVGGMWIEPDLNMPDGESLVRQLLVGQATFKKLYGVTTRIGWNPDSFGYNWQLPQIYKRSGLDYFVTQKMTWNDTNQLPFKLFWWESPDGSKVLTYFPHDYANNNLNPVRLSADLATARERSPGMTEMMDLYGIGDHGGGPTRSVLDEGLHWMEPGKVVPKMEFGTAQPFFSKVEKQINPDSPTWNYVSIAKGDTKLPAPAAGQMSIPTWKDELYFEYHRGVMTTQADHKRNMRESEEWLLNAEKYSSLAWLDGRPYPAAELTDAWKQVLFNQFHDLAAGSGIGIIYKEAQRDYDRVRWTANETSHGALETLEAKVDTRTKAGVPVFVFNSLAWERSGEVAVDVELPSSAESLSVLDNHGKVLPSKVISHEPGTNRYHVMVQAGMVPSIGYKVLQVVPGTRSFDSDLKANGTTIENSALRVTVDPQTGCITSIFDKKANFETLAAGACGNELQAFKDTPKDYDAWNIDPGTLDQPPTLIHAVDSVKVVESGPMRASIQVARTWQSSKFVQEISLDAGGDEVKVTNDIDWHETHVLLKAAFPVAATSDNATYEIPYGTISRPTTRNNSWEKAKFEVPALRWGDLGNAQQGLSLINESKYGYDAVGNVLRLSLLRSPVWPDPDADREHHHFVYALYPHSGDWKQAFTERRGYELNYKLTAIQVPTHSGQMPAEHSFFGVHGDNVVLTAIKKTEDGNGLLFRFFEWAGKDGQVTLHVPDGATSATVTNLMETPEGSPLTVSGGDVTVPVTPYQIQTVRVDYPAQQSAGSGQ; encoded by the coding sequence GTGAACTCTCGACGCAGGCGCTTCCTGCCCATGACCGGCTTTTCCAAGCTCTCCGCTATGGCCATCGTAGCCGTGGCCATGCTGTCCGTACTTCCCTGCTTTGCACAGTCGCCGGAGGAAGTTGCCAAGCTCACCCAGGCTTTGCCCGCGAACACGAGGACGGTGGTCGACCGGTTGGACGAACTCAACGAGCTGCCTCTGGCGAGTTGGCGCTTTCATTCGGGGGATGTCCCGCATGGCGAGGCGACGACGCTCGATGATTCCAGCTGGCAGCTAGTGGAGCCGAAGAGCAACGCGGCCAAAGATGCGGCATGGTATCGCAAGGAAGTCGAGGTGCCGAAGACGCTCCACGGCTACGACCTGACAGGAACGCGGATCTGGTTTCAGTTCCATGCCTATGCCAACGGGCCGATGCCGCAGATCATCTACTTCAACGGGCGGCGGGTTGCGATGGGCGACGATCTTGAACCGATTGTGCTCTTCGACGACGCGAAGCCCGGGGACAAGATCCTGATTGCGGTGAAGCTGCTGCAGACGGTCGACGATAAGCGTTTCGGAGGAGCGGATGCCCGGATCGACTTTGCTGCCAGCCGGCCCAATCCTGAAGATCTGCGTAAGGAATTCTTGTCAGCCGCGGTGCTGCTGCCTTCGCTGGCGCCGGGGTCTTCGACGCAGATCGATACGCTGACGAAAGCGATGGAGAGCGTCGATCTGAAATCGCTTGCTGCTGCGGACCAGAAGACGTTCGATGCGTCGCTGGTGAGCGCACAGAGTCAGATGGAGACGCTTCGCCCGCTCCTGCAGCAGACGACGCTGCATTTGACGGGTAACTCCCACATCGACGCCGCGTGGCTGTGGCCGTGGACGGAGACGGTCGATGCGGTCAAGCGCACGTTCGGTACAGCGGCGCAGTTGATGAACGAATATCCGAGCTATACCTACACGCAGTCCGCCGCGCAGTACAACCAGTGGATGGCAGACAAGTATCCTGCCTTGAACGACCAGATCAAACAGCGGCTCGCGGAGGGGCGTTGGGAAATTGTGGGCGGCATGTGGATCGAGCCAGACCTGAACATGCCGGATGGCGAGTCTCTAGTTCGCCAACTGCTGGTGGGACAAGCGACCTTCAAGAAGCTTTATGGAGTTACTACGCGCATCGGATGGAATCCAGATTCGTTCGGCTATAACTGGCAGTTACCGCAGATCTACAAACGGTCGGGATTGGATTATTTCGTCACTCAGAAGATGACCTGGAACGATACCAACCAGCTACCTTTCAAGCTGTTCTGGTGGGAGTCGCCGGATGGCAGCAAGGTGCTGACTTACTTTCCGCATGACTACGCTAACAACAATCTCAATCCTGTGAGGCTGTCGGCAGATCTGGCGACGGCGCGGGAACGCTCCCCGGGCATGACCGAAATGATGGACCTCTACGGCATCGGCGATCATGGCGGAGGCCCGACTCGCTCGGTGTTAGACGAAGGACTGCATTGGATGGAGCCCGGCAAGGTCGTGCCTAAGATGGAGTTCGGCACGGCGCAGCCATTTTTCTCGAAGGTGGAGAAGCAGATCAACCCCGACTCGCCGACCTGGAATTATGTCTCGATCGCCAAGGGAGATACCAAGCTACCTGCACCGGCGGCAGGACAAATGTCGATTCCTACCTGGAAGGACGAGCTTTATTTTGAATATCACCGTGGCGTGATGACCACCCAGGCCGACCACAAACGCAACATGCGGGAGAGCGAAGAGTGGCTGCTGAATGCGGAGAAATATTCTTCGCTGGCGTGGCTTGACGGACGTCCTTATCCGGCGGCTGAATTGACAGATGCGTGGAAGCAAGTGCTCTTCAACCAGTTCCACGACTTAGCTGCGGGATCCGGTATCGGTATCATCTACAAGGAAGCGCAACGCGACTATGATCGTGTGCGCTGGACGGCCAATGAGACCTCTCACGGAGCCCTCGAGACCCTCGAGGCCAAGGTGGATACGCGGACGAAGGCGGGTGTTCCGGTATTTGTCTTCAACTCATTAGCGTGGGAGCGATCGGGCGAGGTCGCGGTCGACGTGGAACTGCCTTCAAGTGCCGAGTCGCTTTCGGTGCTGGATAACCATGGCAAGGTGTTGCCCTCCAAAGTCATCTCGCACGAGCCTGGGACGAATCGCTATCACGTAATGGTCCAGGCAGGGATGGTCCCGTCGATCGGTTATAAGGTGCTGCAAGTAGTGCCTGGAACGCGCTCGTTCGACAGCGACCTGAAGGCGAACGGCACGACCATCGAGAACTCCGCGCTACGGGTGACGGTGGATCCGCAGACAGGCTGCATTACATCCATCTTCGACAAGAAAGCTAACTTCGAGACGCTTGCGGCCGGCGCTTGCGGCAACGAGTTACAAGCCTTCAAGGACACTCCGAAGGACTATGACGCCTGGAACATCGATCCAGGAACACTCGATCAGCCGCCGACACTGATCCATGCTGTCGATTCGGTGAAGGTGGTGGAGAGCGGCCCGATGCGCGCTTCGATCCAAGTAGCGCGGACCTGGCAGAGTTCGAAGTTCGTTCAGGAGATTTCTCTAGACGCCGGAGGTGATGAGGTCAAGGTCACAAACGACATCGACTGGCACGAGACGCACGTTCTGTTGAAGGCGGCGTTCCCAGTGGCGGCGACCAGCGACAACGCGACTTATGAGATACCTTATGGAACGATCAGCCGCCCGACGACTCGTAACAACAGCTGGGAGAAGGCGAAGTTCGAAGTGCCGGCGCTTCGCTGGGGGGACCTGGGGAATGCGCAGCAGGGGCTAAGTCTGATCAATGAAAGCAAGTACGGCTATGACGCGGTGGGGAATGTTCTACGGCTCTCGCTGTTGCGTTCGCCGGTCTGGCCGGATCCGGATGCGGACCGCGAGCATCACCACTTCGTGTACGCTCTCTATCCGCATAGCGGCGATTGGAAGCAGGCGTTCACGGAGCGGCGCGGTTATGAGCTGAACTATAAGCTGACTGCGATTCAAGTGCCCACGCACAGCGGCCAAATGCCGGCGGAGCATTCTTTCTTCGGCGTGCATGGCGACAATGTGGTGCTCACGGCAATCAAGAAGACCGAGGACGGTAATGGGCTGCTCTTCCGGTTCTTTGAGTGGGCCGGCAAGGACGGGCAGGTTACGCTTCATGTGCCTGATGGCGCGACGAGCGCCACGGTCACGAACCTGATGGAGACACCGGAGGGATCTCCGCTGACAGTAAGTGGCGGTGATGTGACGGTGCCAGTGACTCCTTACCAGATACAGACTGTGCGGGTCGACTATCCTGCGCAGCAGTCAGCAGGAAGCGGCCAGTAG
- a CDS encoding cytochrome c3 family protein, whose amino-acid sequence MQGVSVDQCRLAICLLPLLFRALLPGAQAASQSATPVREADAACGRCHQSIFRSYLTTPMANASGLAGERLIPGVFLHSPSAVEYQVSSDGHSAWLSYRKPGSDGLNGREQLEYFLGSGHLGITYLYSKNQYLLESPVAYYPATDSYAMKPGLERVTRLPDALPVDSGCLRCHMSAAQPVDPGTENRYRGLPFLHTGITCESCHGDSTRHVATSGVAAVVNPIKLEAEKRDSICIACHLEGATNVQHRGRSALDYQPGQDIADYISYFAYERENTTERGVSEIEQFTSSKCKQASGSAMSCMNCHDPHRSPAPAERVDYYRAKCLTCHTAARYASTHFPDRRDCTSCHMPKTSAQNIAHVAWTDHRIRRQPGQDNLLSSFDDRPRELVPILPAGTSPRNVALAYYDLTVNGNPAEKKRALALLTAAAQASPDDPAVLQALAILAESDGDSSRATSLYRHVLKQDPDSLPSTTNLGTLLAKSGDLAAAASLWRPAFERNQDVLALGQNLATIECLLGEKSRAISVWTTVLQYSPDAPGARRKLNAIQTGQQQCIPEHPQLKLENP is encoded by the coding sequence ATGCAGGGCGTCTCCGTGGACCAATGCCGGCTCGCAATCTGTCTCCTGCCCTTGCTCTTTCGGGCCCTCCTGCCGGGCGCGCAAGCAGCCAGCCAGAGCGCCACGCCGGTGCGTGAGGCGGACGCCGCCTGCGGCAGATGTCATCAGTCGATCTTTCGCAGCTACCTTACGACGCCCATGGCCAACGCCAGCGGTTTGGCCGGCGAACGCCTCATCCCCGGTGTCTTCCTGCACTCACCTTCCGCGGTCGAGTACCAGGTCTCAAGCGACGGACACTCCGCCTGGCTAAGCTATCGAAAACCCGGCAGCGATGGCCTCAATGGCCGCGAGCAACTCGAATACTTTCTCGGGTCGGGTCATCTGGGGATTACCTATCTCTACTCAAAGAATCAGTATCTGCTGGAGTCCCCGGTCGCCTACTACCCGGCTACCGACAGTTATGCCATGAAGCCTGGCCTCGAGAGAGTCACCCGTCTTCCCGACGCCCTCCCCGTCGACTCTGGCTGCCTGCGCTGCCACATGAGCGCGGCTCAACCCGTCGACCCCGGTACTGAAAATCGCTATCGAGGTTTGCCCTTCCTCCACACCGGCATCACTTGCGAAAGCTGCCACGGCGATAGCACCCGACACGTGGCGACCAGTGGAGTAGCTGCCGTCGTCAACCCCATCAAGCTCGAAGCAGAAAAGCGCGATTCCATCTGCATCGCTTGTCATCTGGAGGGCGCGACCAACGTCCAGCACCGCGGCCGCTCGGCTCTCGACTACCAGCCAGGCCAGGACATCGCCGATTACATCTCCTACTTCGCATACGAGCGGGAGAATACGACCGAGCGCGGCGTCAGCGAGATCGAGCAATTCACCTCCAGCAAATGCAAACAGGCCAGTGGCTCGGCCATGTCTTGTATGAACTGCCATGACCCCCATCGCTCACCGGCTCCAGCCGAGCGCGTTGATTACTACCGCGCAAAGTGTCTGACCTGTCATACGGCGGCCAGATATGCGAGCACCCACTTCCCCGATCGGCGGGACTGCACCAGCTGCCACATGCCCAAAACCAGCGCCCAGAACATCGCCCATGTCGCCTGGACGGATCACCGCATCCGCCGCCAGCCTGGTCAAGACAACTTACTCAGCTCTTTTGACGATCGTCCCAGAGAACTCGTGCCAATCCTGCCCGCCGGCACAAGCCCCCGTAACGTTGCCCTCGCCTACTACGATCTCACCGTAAACGGAAATCCGGCAGAGAAGAAGCGCGCCCTGGCGCTGCTTACCGCGGCCGCCCAGGCGTCGCCCGACGATCCCGCCGTTCTGCAGGCGCTTGCCATTCTTGCCGAATCGGACGGCGACAGCAGCCGCGCCACGAGCCTCTACCGGCATGTCTTGAAGCAAGACCCCGATTCACTCCCTTCAACCACCAACCTCGGTACTCTGCTGGCCAAGTCCGGCGACCTTGCCGCGGCCGCATCTCTATGGCGCCCGGCATTCGAGCGCAATCAAGACGTACTCGCCCTGGGGCAAAATCTAGCTACCATCGAATGCCTGCTGGGGGAGAAAAGCCGCGCGATAAGTGTATGGACCACAGTCTTGCAATACAGCCCGGACGCTCCGGGGGCAAGGAGAAAGCTCAACGCCATTCAAACCGGCCAGCAACAATGTATCCCAGAGCATCCTCAGCTGAAGTTAGAAAATCCATAA